CTGGAAGGTTGAAGGACTGACCAGAAAGCTTGATGCATTTGGATCCATTAAATCTGACTCACAACTTAGTCATTACAACATCTgctaccatatatatatatatatatatatatgtatgtatctatacatgtatgtatatatgtatatgtatgtatactcACATATTTATACCGGAAGCAGTAGTGAGTAGACATTGTAACATGGAAGACTGAGAGTCTGCTTCCATTACCAATCATTCAGTTTTGTGTTTGCTTATCTACTTGTGCTGCTACAAAACGTGCAGGTACAAGTTAGGAACAAAACACCCCAACGACAAGGGATGGTCTCTGTGATTCTGACAGCATTGGTTAGATTCTGCAACCCAAGCTTGCTACAGATTAAGGGTTTGAAATTTCAGGTCGGAATTCAACAGAAATCGGACGCAGAAGATCGATTCATTAGCTGGTTCGACGAACTTATAACGAATTAAAAAACATGCATGTATACGTGTTCATTTCGACACCATGGTATTATCGAAACTCTCTTGTTATTGGCTGCATCTGAAATCTACTACAAAATTGCTGCATGTATACAATAAAACAGTCAATTAAAAGTTATAAGAAAATCAATTCCACTCCAATCTTTGTATGactgaaagcacttttagaaaaaaatatttctaaGTTCTGAAAGCACTTGAAGTATTTTTTGCAAGAAACACTAGTTTATGTGTCATCCAGGGAgcacttttaagtgtttttccaaaatttacttgcatttttactaaagattggttttaaaaacattttcatcaaaagcgtTTGCAGCCATTTTAAAAACGCTTCCAAACGAGTTCTAAAGCTTTAGTTCTATTTGTTGGCCAACTTCTGTTAAATTCCACGATTGTTACTTTTCGAGGGAACACCAATGCCCTACAACCCACTCCGGCATGCCCTCTAAAATACAAGACATGAAGCTTTCAGATAATAAGATTCTCAACTCCTTACTTGTTTTTCCACCGCCCCATGAAATTTATTGATAAAAGATGCTACTGAAACTGCGGAAGGTCACGTGATGAGAAAGACACtaatgaaaattatgaaataaaaCACTTTCGATGGTACTCATACTGAAGAATCTAAGAAAACAAGAGATTGATATACGGCCACGTGGGTTTGCAATCCATAACTTGGTTGCACCACGTAACTATATTCCAGTATCATACAATAATTTTTCGTATTCACTACTTTACTCCTTGCTGACAAAATGTTGAAGGTGATGAACTGTGTTTTGTTGTATAAAAACCTAAAAACCTTTCAAGCTGCTTGTGAAATCAACCTTACTCCCGTAACAAATTGAAGGGATTAAGTTTCATGGTTTTGGTAATCACGTTGAGTCGTGCCGACAAAGAAATTCGACTATACATGGATGGACCTGCTCCACTGCCTGTAGTtcagaaacatatatatatatatatatatatatatatatatatatatcaattgaGAACGTCACATTATGGTACCataagagagggagggagagagaagaaaacTTCGTACCAATTTTCCTCCGACCAAATCATAATGAGCGTAGTGTGGACCACCGGGCTGTCCGAAGAGTTTATATGTAACCAGGTGCTGTGGAATCAGCTTCACGGTTTCTGGTTCACCAAAGTATCATAAGCGCGAATCACAGAAACTTTAGAGAAAATATAAGCCATCTATGCTGAGATTTTACCTTCAACCGCTTCAGGTGGGCAAATTAGATCCTGGTCTCCGGCAAGTGCCAAAATAGGGACACTACTTTTGTTTATATGATCCTTATACAAATAGGCACCGCTCCTGTCACGTAATCCACCCTTCCGAAAAGCTGTTGTTAACTGCAAAAGAAGTTTTGCGGGTATGGTGCCTGTCATTTGAAAAAAGCACAGAATAACTAATGGTTGACTTCTTGATGAATCAGTTAGAGACATCCATGAAGAGTGGCTCTAGCAACAACTTTTTAAATAACCACCCATCATGATTGACTTGTTGAATTTCTCGAATGAAATTGACAAAGTATATCGTGTCGGTAGGAATGCTTACAAAAGTTATTCAAAACAAGCTTTTTCAACAACTCTGGATGCATCATGTCCTCTGCTGAAATCAAGTTATTGAGCCAAGAGAAAACATAAGGAGGACGGTTTGAGAGAGGATACGTTGCTGCCAGTAGACTTCCTAAAGGAATAGCTGGCACATTGAGAGCCTGGGCGGGATCAGCCTGCATGACAAGTTCCTTAACATTAGTTCCTTAACAATGTTTAAGCTACACTAACAATCATACATTCATTGTAATTAATTTAGAGATGATCTACCGCAACTCTGCATCCACTTACAAGGGGTGTGAGCAGTTTGAGAGTTGACTTTGAAGATGTGTAATCAAGTGATGACGCTAATGTTACAACAGCTGCTAATTGGGACTCTCTTCCTTCAGAACCTTAAAGATGAAATAAATAAAGGTATCAGACTCATATGCTGGAGCGTTTCTTACAAAGTTTTACGAAATGAAAATGGTACCAAAGCATATCAAGGAACCAAAACTGGATGCATTCAATCAAATCTGCTATCAGTATTTAAGCAAgttcttaagaaaaaaaattcataacacTCAACCGGACTCAATTGTACTGGGGAAAGAAAATAACACATTAGAACACCGCGTGAGGGGTAGGAAAACAGCACGTGAATAACCGGTATTCAACCAATCAAGTATCAACAATAATACATAGAGCAGCGAATTCCACCCAAAAGGCaaataaagaaaaggaaatgcaTGGGGAAAAAAGGGAATCTCACCACATCGTGAAAGCATTGCGTAAAGCAATATACCACCCATCGAGTGTCCAATAGCCAACAACTTCCCATCCTTTGGCTTACTTTCTGCCATTATATAGTCCATCTGTAAATTAATATTGAAAACTATAAATTCATCATGTAAAAGGAAGGAAAACTATTTGATTCAATATAATATAAGAGGTACTATGTGTAATCCAAATTGTGCTTCTTCTAAAGACTAAATTCAAAAAGGGCAATCATATGATAGCCTTCCATCAATAAAAATTGTCACCTCACCACAGCAGGTACATCCTCTTCCAAGTAATGGTCAAAGTCCCAATCATATTTCACCATCAATTCAAGTTGTTTCTGGAAATCTTCCAGCGTAGAATTTAAACGCTCTTGCAAGTCAAACAATGGAGGTGAAACTGATCGCTGACCCTCTTCAATGATATTTACAAGCCTTTGACTGAGGTCCTTGATCTGGCTAGCAATACTTGAGTTTTGTCTTGTCTCTAACAGGCCTGAAATCTTATAGCTTATCTCATTAATACGCTCGGATAATGCAGAACCAGCGAACAGTTTTGAAATTTGGTCAAGCAACTTAGCAGCCATGATCGTCGATTGACCTTCACTGAGAAAGCCAGAAATTCTTTCTGACAGCTGCGTAAAAGTTTCTGTCAACTTTGTCACTGATTTTGATTCATCCCCTACAGTTACTATATTTGTAACGTCTCCACTGAAAGCTGAAATCACTCCTTGAGCAGGAACCTCAGTTGCTGGGGCACCAGACTGCTTTTCTGCAGAAAATGCTCCATTAGTGGCACTCTTAGAAGAAGAATTCTCATGTTTTTCTTCTCGAGCAGGAGTCTCAGGTGCCGAGGCAACAGGAAAACCATTTGACTGCTTTTCTGCAGGAAAAGCTGCATCAGTTGCACTCTTAGAAGCTGAATTTTCATCTTTTGCTTCCTGAGCAGGAGTCTCAGGTGCTGAGGCAGCAGGAAAAGCTGCATCAGTTGCACTCTCAGAAACAGCTTCCATCTCTTCAGACCTTTCATGGGCAGATTGCTGAATTTCCTTTTGATCCGATTCTTGCACGCTCAGTCCAGCACCACGAACTTCGAGAACCCAGGTCTCGAATCCTTGCCTAGACATGTAACGCGCAAACGAAGACTGCAGATATGCCACATTCCATCAGCAATCACAAATAAACCAAGTCAAATGCACACATTGACATTGAAAACTCACTCCTTCTAGTGTTCTTTtgcaaaaattaagaataaagtCGTAAATTTG
This Pyrus communis chromosome 6, drPyrComm1.1, whole genome shotgun sequence DNA region includes the following protein-coding sequences:
- the LOC137737714 gene encoding uncharacterized protein, which translates into the protein MAAIQYDIRCALLLNHHASSLSSPSPSSSTSSPSLSTIRSLSPTLLGSRASGARRVLSLSTSCWTTSFRLRAFSTDPGEAAAVKLPEKPSICTADELHYVSVPNSDWKLALWRYHPCPKAPQRKHPLLLLSGVGTNAIGYDLSPESSFARYMSRQGFETWVLEVRGAGLSVQESDQKEIQQSAHERSEEMEAVSESATDAAFPAASAPETPAQEAKDENSASKSATDAAFPAEKQSNGFPVASAPETPAREEKHENSSSKSATNGAFSAEKQSGAPATEVPAQGVISAFSGDVTNIVTVGDESKSVTKLTETFTQLSERISGFLSEGQSTIMAAKLLDQISKLFAGSALSERINEISYKISGLLETRQNSSIASQIKDLSQRLVNIIEEGQRSVSPPLFDLQERLNSTLEDFQKQLELMVKYDWDFDHYLEEDVPAVMDYIMAESKPKDGKLLAIGHSMGGILLYAMLSRCGSEGRESQLAAVVTLASSLDYTSSKSTLKLLTPLADPAQALNVPAIPLGSLLAATYPLSNRPPYVFSWLNNLISAEDMMHPELLKKLVLNNFCTIPAKLLLQLTTAFRKGGLRDRSGAYLYKDHINKSSVPILALAGDQDLICPPEAVEETVKLIPQHLVTYKLFGQPGGPHYAHYDLVGGKLAVEQVHPCIVEFLCRHDST